In one window of Paraflavitalea soli DNA:
- a CDS encoding bifunctional metallophosphatase/5'-nucleotidase codes for MHLQHAYRTGALSALFILLCCFSVPAQDATQKPHTFTILQINDVYEIGPLANGKEGGLARVATIRQQLKAQDPNTYTVLAGDFLSPSLIGTLKYKDPAGGAEAPIAGRHMTEVLNQTGIDLVTFGNHEFDIAYPDLQQRINESKYDWINSNVHLVQGGVRQPFTKTQNGQTTIIPPCIIRTITFPDGQSVRVGIIGCTIDFTKKDYIAYDEEMSSFQRIFDSIQNKCDVVLGLTHLNKRTDSTLATRIPGLHMIMGGHEHENMKVHAGNITVCKADANVKSVYIHRISFTPATKQVTIESTLKMVDETTAFDPVTSQIVDKWIKRADSIMRRSGFIPDQKLMSTTVPLDGRESMIRNGTTNYTDLISRSLLYAAPYVDAAMYNSGSLRLDDELVGDITQYDVLRSLPYGGPMVIMPLNGAQIDSILTISDGLNRGAGGYIQRANITQKKGKWYIKGKRMKPKRMYCLLLPEFVAKGGEDNLKWLEKYSYCKPNAFRQNQLVNDIRNIVMAYMLSGGR; via the coding sequence ATGCATCTCCAACATGCCTATCGTACAGGTGCCCTCAGTGCCCTGTTTATCCTGCTGTGTTGCTTTTCTGTACCGGCACAGGATGCGACCCAAAAGCCACATACCTTTACCATTCTCCAGATCAATGATGTGTATGAGATCGGGCCACTGGCCAATGGCAAAGAAGGCGGCCTCGCCAGGGTGGCCACTATCCGTCAGCAATTAAAAGCCCAGGATCCCAATACCTATACGGTACTGGCCGGCGATTTCCTGAGCCCCTCCCTGATAGGCACCCTCAAATACAAAGACCCGGCAGGCGGCGCCGAAGCGCCCATTGCCGGCAGACACATGACCGAAGTACTCAACCAGACGGGCATTGACCTGGTAACCTTCGGTAACCATGAGTTTGACATCGCCTATCCCGACCTGCAACAGCGCATCAATGAATCGAAATACGATTGGATCAACAGCAATGTACACCTGGTACAGGGCGGTGTAAGACAACCTTTCACTAAAACACAGAACGGCCAGACAACGATCATACCTCCCTGCATTATCCGCACCATTACCTTTCCGGATGGACAATCTGTACGCGTAGGCATCATTGGCTGCACCATTGATTTTACAAAGAAGGATTATATTGCTTACGATGAGGAAATGAGCAGCTTCCAGCGGATCTTCGACAGCATTCAGAACAAATGCGATGTAGTGCTGGGATTGACGCACCTGAACAAACGGACCGATTCCACCCTCGCCACCCGGATACCCGGACTGCACATGATCATGGGAGGCCATGAGCACGAGAACATGAAAGTACATGCAGGCAATATCACCGTGTGCAAGGCCGATGCCAATGTAAAATCCGTATACATTCACCGCATCAGTTTTACCCCCGCTACCAAGCAGGTAACCATAGAATCGACCCTGAAAATGGTAGATGAAACCACCGCCTTCGATCCGGTTACCAGCCAGATCGTGGACAAGTGGATAAAGCGCGCCGACAGCATCATGCGCAGGAGCGGTTTTATACCCGATCAAAAACTGATGAGCACCACCGTACCATTGGATGGCCGGGAAAGTATGATCCGCAACGGTACCACCAACTACACCGACCTCATCAGCCGCTCCCTGCTGTATGCTGCTCCTTATGTGGATGCTGCCATGTACAACAGCGGCTCCCTGCGGCTGGATGATGAGCTGGTGGGCGATATTACCCAATACGATGTATTGCGTTCCCTGCCCTATGGCGGGCCCATGGTGATCATGCCGCTGAACGGTGCACAGATAGACAGCATACTCACCATCAGCGATGGCCTCAACCGGGGCGCCGGCGGTTATATCCAACGCGCCAATATCACCCAAAAGAAAGGGAAATGGTATATCAAAGGCAAACGCATGAAGCCCAAAAGAATGTACTGTCTGTTGTTGCCCGAGTTTGTGGCCAAAGGCGGAGAAGACAACCTCAAGTGGCTGGAGAAATATAGCTATTGCAAACCCAACGCCTTCCGGCAAAACCAGCTGGTCAATGATATCCGCAATATTGTGATGGCGTATATGCTATCGGGAGGAAGATAA
- a CDS encoding Lrp/AsnC family transcriptional regulator: MVVELDDIDLQILELMQANARISNVDLAKELSMAPSAVLERVKKLEQKKVILQYNTAVNPAALNQRLLAFIFIKTKELESDAKIATMLARIPEVQEVHIVAGEDCFLVKVRTEDSASLMAMMRKSIKRVPNVLSTKTTIVLETVKEQQQLVIRKS; this comes from the coding sequence ATGGTGGTTGAACTGGATGATATCGACCTGCAAATCCTGGAACTGATGCAAGCCAATGCCCGCATTTCGAATGTAGACCTGGCCAAGGAATTGTCTATGGCCCCGTCGGCGGTATTGGAGCGGGTGAAAAAGCTGGAGCAGAAGAAGGTGATCCTTCAATATAATACGGCTGTTAACCCTGCAGCGTTGAACCAGCGATTGCTGGCCTTCATCTTTATTAAGACAAAAGAACTGGAATCTGATGCAAAAATAGCCACCATGCTGGCCAGGATCCCCGAGGTGCAGGAAGTGCATATTGTGGCGGGTGAAGATTGCTTCCTGGTAAAAGTGCGTACGGAAGATTCCGCCTCCCTCATGGCCATGATGCGTAAATCGATAAAGCGTGTTCCCAATGTACTTTCCACCAAAACAACGATCGTGCTTGAAACAGTGAAAGAACAACAACAATTGGTCATTCGTAAATCTTAA
- a CDS encoding EamA family transporter, with protein MSLAEKQKQASPLMIIIAFATVYIVWGSTYFFIAKAVAHIPPFILGALRFIAAGLLLLLWCALKKEKLFNLQQIKHASITGIMLLFVGTGAVIWVEKTLPSSLVGVLIASQALWIVLLDKANWKVNFTSRNTIIGLLIGFAGVVLLFIESVSGVVSDSDAGSGALVISFLILLIGMLSWSSGSIYSKKHSTGSTTVNSAWQMLVAGLVFIPASFINKEWAGFDWQAVPAEAWLSTLYLVVFGSLAAFSAYVWLLSVRPVTQVSTHVYVNPVVAVLLGVLFAGEHMSGLQLAGLAVILTSVLLINLSKYRKSKSVPGESKPSNATGKAMLAGAGKQAVCTE; from the coding sequence ATGTCGTTAGCCGAAAAACAAAAACAAGCCTCTCCTTTAATGATCATCATAGCTTTTGCTACGGTGTACATCGTTTGGGGCTCCACCTATTTTTTCATTGCCAAAGCAGTAGCCCATATACCGCCATTTATACTGGGTGCTTTGCGTTTTATTGCCGCCGGACTTTTGTTGCTGCTGTGGTGCGCCCTCAAGAAAGAAAAATTATTTAACCTTCAGCAGATCAAACATGCGTCCATCACCGGCATCATGTTGCTGTTTGTGGGCACTGGTGCGGTGATCTGGGTAGAGAAAACATTGCCCAGCTCATTGGTAGGTGTATTGATCGCCTCCCAGGCACTCTGGATCGTATTGCTCGATAAGGCCAACTGGAAAGTAAATTTTACCAGCCGTAATACCATTATAGGATTGCTGATCGGCTTTGCCGGTGTGGTATTGCTGTTCATTGAAAGTGTGTCGGGTGTAGTATCCGATTCCGATGCAGGTAGTGGTGCATTGGTGATCAGTTTCCTGATCCTGCTGATCGGGATGTTGAGCTGGTCATCCGGTTCTATCTATTCTAAAAAACATTCCACTGGTTCTACCACGGTCAATTCGGCCTGGCAGATGCTGGTAGCCGGACTGGTATTTATACCCGCCAGCTTTATCAATAAAGAGTGGGCCGGTTTCGATTGGCAGGCGGTACCTGCAGAAGCATGGCTTTCCACACTCTACCTGGTAGTGTTTGGATCATTGGCAGCCTTTAGTGCCTATGTGTGGTTGCTGAGTGTGCGCCCGGTTACGCAGGTAAGCACGCACGTATATGTGAACCCTGTGGTAGCGGTATTGTTGGGTGTGTTGTTTGCGGGCGAACATATGAGCGGTCTGCAGTTAGCCGGCCTGGCGGTGATCTTAACCAGTGTATTACTGATCAACCTGTCTAAATACCGTAAGTCAAAATCTGTTCCCGGGGAAAGTAAGCCATCGAACGCAACAGGAAAAGCCATGCTGGCAGGAGCCGGCAAGCAGGCGGTATGTACCGAGTGA
- a CDS encoding Dyp-type peroxidase — MNTKDKKRLPDLKHPLPVTRHGWPYQHGIADPFWPFEPDKAWTDEEKETYDIYYSGRVDPQKFIALLRADVLSHDTVRLQQLLQLLTEKFHWYVDTKASQSHILPFSEKDVPNTYRVTVTLALGSTLFLDKTGYDRFGIHAQKPRFLKPMPGFPGDAASLQASDNASDLLIMICSDHPYVNTAIVRDLTEKLNPAFCKQFNYQPGLKILHVKDVEQGFGRPDRREFLRFDDGIDNLRIKRELEQLVFVQEKDPEPAWCVNGSYMVYRKIREKLPIWEAFSKPEQESMIGREKETGKPLSPSAGYPKNEEPDFGGATNEGKTPFTAHIRKVQPRRPGTDIFGIPDTDRRFLRRPYPFFEGINELGEFVNGLHFVAFMRSIQQQFEHVTNMWQMNPGFPEAGTGIDSLYAKGVLETVDGGYYFCPPMPGPDDYFGSAMFV, encoded by the coding sequence CCATTCTGGCCCTTCGAGCCCGACAAGGCCTGGACGGATGAGGAAAAGGAAACCTACGACATCTATTATTCCGGCCGCGTAGACCCACAGAAGTTTATAGCCCTGCTGCGTGCCGATGTATTGTCGCACGATACCGTCCGGCTGCAACAACTCCTGCAGCTGCTCACCGAAAAGTTCCATTGGTATGTAGACACCAAAGCCTCACAATCGCATATCCTGCCCTTTTCGGAAAAAGATGTGCCCAATACTTACCGGGTGACCGTTACCCTGGCCCTTGGCAGCACCCTCTTTCTCGATAAGACAGGCTACGACCGCTTTGGCATCCATGCACAGAAACCGCGGTTCCTGAAACCCATGCCAGGTTTTCCCGGCGATGCGGCCAGCCTGCAGGCTTCCGACAATGCCAGCGACCTGCTGATCATGATCTGCAGCGACCATCCGTATGTAAATACGGCCATTGTCAGAGACCTCACGGAAAAATTGAATCCGGCCTTCTGCAAGCAATTCAATTACCAGCCCGGGTTGAAGATCCTGCACGTGAAAGATGTGGAGCAGGGATTTGGCCGGCCCGACCGCCGCGAGTTCCTGCGCTTCGATGATGGCATCGACAACCTGCGCATCAAACGTGAGCTGGAGCAACTCGTATTTGTGCAGGAGAAAGATCCTGAGCCTGCCTGGTGTGTCAATGGCAGCTATATGGTATACCGCAAGATCAGGGAGAAGCTGCCCATTTGGGAAGCCTTCTCCAAACCCGAGCAGGAATCCATGATCGGCCGCGAGAAAGAAACCGGCAAGCCTTTATCCCCTTCTGCCGGTTATCCCAAAAATGAAGAGCCCGATTTTGGCGGCGCTACCAACGAAGGGAAAACACCTTTTACCGCCCACATACGAAAAGTACAACCCCGCCGGCCCGGTACCGATATCTTCGGCATACCCGATACCGACAGGCGCTTCCTGAGAAGGCCCTATCCCTTCTTTGAAGGCATCAATGAGCTGGGCGAATTTGTGAACGGCCTGCATTTTGTAGCGTTTATGCGCAGCATACAACAGCAGTTTGAACACGTCACTAATATGTGGCAAATGAACCCCGGCTTTCCTGAAGCAGGTACCGGCATCGACTCACTCTATGCCAAAGGAGTACTGGAAACCGTGGATGGTGGTTACTATTTCTGTCCGCCCATGCCTGGCCCTGATGATTATTTTGGATCTGCTATGTTTGTGTAA